The DNA sequence CTTCTGTTGCAAGAAGCCCGATAGCCAGAGTGGTGAGCAGTAGATGTAGGGTGCATTTTGCAATGCTCCTTCACAGCCAGAGCCAGCTTTCACGGTCACACATCCATACGTCCAAAAACGGCTCTGGCTCCTCTGTACGGCTCCTAGAAGCACTTCTCCTCTCATGCGCGTTTGCTTTCGGCTTCGGCACTAATAATTCACTAAAGCTGGAGCCAGAGCAGCACTGAATATATAGGAGCCTATAGTGTCCACCTTCTGCACTGTGAAGTTTTTGGTACCATATCGATTTGTTATGAGTCTGTAAATTATTCACATTTCTCCACTTTGATCATAAAAGCAAAATAGAAGTTAAAACGATGAAACATGGGAGTATGGAAGTATGTAAGCGACATATATATTTGAGATTATATGCTTGATGGCCCGTATTACAAGACCACATGGATAGtcatactaaggccttgtttagtcccgaaaagatttcggatttcggtactgtagcatttttttttatttaacaaatattatccaattatagactaactaggctcaaaagattcatctcatgatttatagacaaactgcgcaactaatttttgtttttgtctatatctaatgcttcatgcatatgtctcaagatttgatgtgacgagaaatcttgaaaagtttttggtttttgggtgaactaaacaaggcctaaaaaacaACCAAAATATTCTAGATCTAGAGCCAGCTCGAGCTATGTTACGAGCTGTGCATTTTTTTTGCACAAAAGAGGCATTAATCCCATAACTTCCCTCCCTATCACCATTCTCTTGGCCTACTCACATGATGCCTGCTAATCGTCGCACATACAGTTCAATGCTAATAGTAATGTGAGCTCCATTTCGTTGAACTCTTGTCCTATAATGGTTTTGTCAACTATTTTGGCAATAAAACAACTTCGAATCAAAATAGTTTCAACTAAAGTTATAGATCAAATGGAAACATGATATTTTAATACAATACTTATCTCCATCGAAGTATGAAAAATGATGAATATTTAAAAAACACTTTGGAGCTTAGAAATAAGATGATGCTCTTAGGGCTAGTTTGGTAGAGCTCTGCTCCTAGCTTCTTTGGAGCAGATTAAAATGTAACTGGGAGCTGAAAAATCTTGTTTCTCCATTACACTATTTGCTAGGAGCTAAAAAAAGGTCTCCACTACTCCTTGTTCAATAGCCATTAGAATTGCTTCTCACCTGCTCCTGACCTTGCTCCCCCACTAGAATCACTCCATTAGACAATCAAGAACTGAAGCTCAAGAATTAGGACGGGAGGTCTACCATACTGGCCCTTAATTAGATTTGCATCTTTTTTCCATTTTCTTTGTTTGAGATTATGTGTCTATGTTGTAGGCTCCTAGGAGTATGGGCATTTTGTTGGATCACGAGGCATTAAATAGTTGGCAAATTAATACATAATAATTGAACAAGAGTTTACCCATGGCATGACTGTAACATGACATCGCCAGAGTAATTGCTCTCTAATCATGTTATCGTGGTATAGTCTAATGCAATTGCAAGAAGCATTGTATGAACAAAAGAGCTCAATCTCTTGTCCTTTAGGGCCATGACCAAAGATTctctcttttttatttatggATCCAAAAGCTGTTGTAATTTGTTGGTTTCCCTTGTTTTCTTCCTCTCATTCTTTGTCTCTTAATTTGTTATACTTGAGGTTTGTTCTTCTTCAATAAAATTCCTGTAGGGGTCCGTGCAAGCCCTTCCAGTTCCATAAAACAAATGTTCTACAATTTTGTATTATTATATATTGCTTTTTGTGAACTTGATTGTCGCTCTTCTGTGTATTTATTTACtctgacacatatagtttaggGTCCCACAACATGGGTCATTCTTGCTAGTTGGCTCTTAAATAAAGAATTCAAGAGAGAGCAACCCATGCTGGAGTTATAAAATAAAGCATGCCTAAAAAAGAGTATGTCAAATGTTAAGGATTGACTGCTCCTCTGTGCTAGGTACTCTAGTTAGATAGAAATAATTGAGGAAATAGGTTTAGGAGGAGTCAGGATGAGCATGAGTAATGAGCACTTTGAACAAAGTGATGAGCACGAACTTAGACCTCAAGCTTCTAGCACATCTGCTAAGACAAGGACTTGCTCAAAAGTCTTTGTGTTGTATAGACCAGTCCAATGTGCCACCATCTACTCTATGTGAAGTGCCCCTGAGACATCAATGGTAGGAAAGGCTTGTCAGTTGTCTCTACTAATTAATTAGTTGAATATCATTGATGAATTCTTGTTAGTTGTCACTGCTAATGAGCTGAATATCATTGTTGATACTTTGTTTATTTTAGTGGAGGGCAAATCACGATTTTGGCCAACGACGATGGATTTTTCTTTGGGTGTCACTAGAGAACCACACATGCAATTTACACAATCTGATGTCACTAGAGAACCACAagtaaatatattttttaaccAGGGAGAATCCCAACAACCAATACACAATGTGGTAAGTCATGTGATTTCTCATGTGAAAAGCTCTCGTGCGGCAGTCCGAGATTGAACTCACAACCTCAAGCCTCGCGTGTTGCTTCCCTTACCACTGTGCCTCAGAGTCACTTGTGACTAAGTGGCTGATACATCATTTGAGAACCCAAAAAATGAAGTCAAATATTTTAAAATGAAGTTTTAGATATCTTTCAGTACTAAAGCTTTGATTTAGGTCATTTCTTCATCCAGTGTCAcataaaaattcataaaaaaatattaattttgAAATCATTAAACTTTAAATAGAATTTGCAGGCCTTAAATGATTTGAAATGAAAATACAGTTAACTACTATTTGAGAAATATAACTTTGGTTTACGTCATTTCTCCATCTAATGGTGacatttaaaaaattcaaaattaatGATTCCAAATTATTTGTATTAGCGATGGGTTAAGAAAATTGTCTATGTAAATACATCTCTACTAGCCGGTTCAGGTATATATCCAAGTTCCATATTTTTCAAGACATTGTTCCTCCCCTGTTAACAGGGCATCATCACTACAAGTCATCAACAGTTCCCTATTTAAATAATGTTCAACTTATACCTGATATGATGTAGTGATGAATTTAAGAACTACAAGTCATCAACAGGAGGAGCAACAAGTCAGAATTAATTTGGTTCTCTACGGTTCTTCAGATTCGTGGTGCTACCACCATTTACTGAATTTTTATTGCATGTGCTACCACCGTTAAGTATCCATTGTTAGTCGCaaatctttttttaaaaaaaaactgtatATACTATGTACACATTGATCCTCTATGAGCGCACCAACACATTCTATGGACACCTCTGATCCTAAAGACTGAGCAAGTATATCTCAAAAATAGCAAAAATAGTGAAATCATCACAGAAACAATAACAAAATTAAATTTAGAAATAAATCTAATATAATGCTAGCAGCCACGTAAGTTGATGATTTAATTTGGATGGTTCACAAGAAAGCAACTGAGCTACTCTCAGTTCGCAACTGTTGGTGGACTATTGAAGTTTCTTTAGTTCTTATAAGAATAAATTGGTAACATCAATTTTTTGTACTCGAATCCCCACAATATTATGGACcatgtaaaaaaaataaaagaaggcACCTGATATCCCTGATTATACATACATAACGTAAATTGGTTAACTGATACTCTGCTGTCAGAAGTTGGTTAGTCGTTCTCACAAGCTGATAAGCATGGGCTTGTGCTGGTAGAgggccaaacaatacaaagcgTCATCCTTACTTGGCTGGGCCAAATTTTCTGTGAAGTATAATGGGCTACATATACATTACCACATGTATGGTATTCTTTGGAAAGACTAAAATCTGGATCAACCCACATGAACTGGCCCAGTTTCAGGTTACAAGTGAATTTGTAAATATGTACCGGCTAATATTTCTTGCTTGCATAGGTCCGTTCTTTTAGGCATCGTCTGGTTTTGTGATTAATAATTACTGCTGCTTCTTTCATCAATTTACTGCCATGGTCATTCACTCATCTTGGCCGCTGTCTTGTCGTTGTTGTTATCTACCTTCGAGTATAAATTTCCTGATATTTTTCTGCTGAAAGAATCCTATTAATGAATGAATAGCTTTTAAAATTTTGACCACAGAAAAAATGACAATAATGTATAGCTATCATGATTGTCACAGCCTACAAAAATAACCCAGCCTTGTTCTTACATTGAGATAAATTTATACAGTACAGGTGTTCACGAACCACGTGTCAGATTATAATAATCCATTAATACACTGGTGCTGCATGACATGGGTACTCGATCACTACTTTCTAGTTGTCATATgtgaataaacaattgaagaaGGGCTATACCACATTGGAGCTATAAAAATGAAGAGCAGTTGTGCTTGGAAAATCAAACAGACAACAGACAAAACATGTGCAAGAGTGTGGTAGCTTCTTCAGTCGTCCTATGTCTCGTGCAAAAGCTAGTCAAGCATAATTGCATACATGTAGGCTTAAGAGGCATTGGGAATATAGACACCACTCCGCTTGTGCGTGTTCCATGCCATTCTGCTCGTGTCCACAGCACAATCCGGTAGCAGAACAGTATCAGCTCAACAGCACGCAGTGGCTGATCCCTTCACTACTAGAAACGCAGCTTGGGAATATCGCTGATGGTCCATTACTGCTAGAAATGGTGTTGCCTCGCACGCGGAATACAATCCACTGCAGCAACTAACCAGCACAACGAAACGAATGGACCCAGCGCTTGGGCGTAGTCTAACGGTGTGAGAGAGGGCTCCAGCTTATCTGTTGTCATTTTGGAAtttttctctctcctccacgAATTTTGTGTATGGCTACAAAAAGGACAAAGAAAATGTGCAAATATATGTAATTTTAATAAGTTGTGAATACAAAACATAAattacttagagcatctccCGGAATTTTGTAAAACAATTTCCTTTCCTATTTTGATTAgcacaaaggaaaaaaaaattgtCACCTCTAACAGTATGGTAAAAGTGCTCCTTAAAAACAAAGTGTTGCTAAATATCCACTTCAACTCGTAAATCTCTATAGTCGAGAGGTACTTCCTATCGGCTCCCCGTCCGGTGTTTTACTCAGGAGATCAGAGTAAAGTACTAAAAGAGGTTTAGCTCGTTATAAATAGTTCAGGGTTCTCAATGCAAAATTATTTAGGAAGCTAATATAGAAAACTATTAGAGAGAATTAAATTGAGGTTGCTACTTATTTTATtaactagctaaaattattggtTTAATAAGTTAATTCATAGAAAACatatggagttgctcttagtaaATGCATTGGTTGATGGACTTGACCAATAGAAATCATCAACCCATGAATACCACTTGCTGCCACAAATtacctcttttttttctctttttttgtcTTGTGATGAAACACATCTGTGATGTACAGTTGTGCATGTAACACAAATACGTGCTCTGTTTCCCTCTGAACTCTGAACTCTACAACCCCAAATCCCCAAATCCTACATACAGCACAAACTGATCCCAGCATCATCACGCCATCTTCAGGCTGAGGCACTGGTACATCCACGGACCCtgccccatctcgtccatcctcctGCTAATCTCGCCGTGAAACCTCACCGGCGTCGCCGCGTTGACCTCCCTGAACTGCGCCAGCTCGGAGTCCGTCGACGTCGACGACACCGCGGTCGCGCCGGAGTCAGAGTTGGACGACGCCTTGTGCCGCTTCCCCTGCCGCCTCTCGACgtcgcagctgctgctgctgctgctcggtcCCGTTGCCAGTGTCAGCTCAAGGTTGCATTCCTCGGCCATTGCAGGTGTTGTGGCCTTGTTGAAGCTGATGATCTGCTGCTGAGGAGTTGTTGTCGCCTTCTCGCCGCACCAGATGTCAAGCTCGGGTCT is a window from the Sorghum bicolor cultivar BTx623 chromosome 5, Sorghum_bicolor_NCBIv3, whole genome shotgun sequence genome containing:
- the LOC110435610 gene encoding uncharacterized protein LOC110435610, which gives rise to MNLHQDMDREQMRMAILNQEQIFRQQVHELHRLYHVQKQLMQQAQTTAPASRAPAAVVDVKPRPELDIWCGEKATTTPQQQIISFNKATTPAMAEECNLELTLATGPSSSSSSCDVERRQGKRHKASSNSDSGATAVSSTSTDSELAQFREVNAATPVRFHGEISRRMDEMGQGPWMYQCLSLKMA